One window of the Thermasporomyces composti genome contains the following:
- a CDS encoding DUF397 domain-containing protein, with protein MIDLSKAQWKKASKSGQNNAGCVEVAANLPGVTAVRDSVHPERGAHVVNRAAFAAFLADVKAGRYDI; from the coding sequence ATGATCGACCTGTCCAAGGCTCAGTGGAAGAAGGCGTCCAAGAGCGGCCAGAACAACGCTGGCTGCGTCGAGGTCGCGGCGAACCTCCCGGGTGTCACCGCGGTGCGTGACAGCGTTCACCCCGAGCGGGGCGCCCACGTCGTCAACCGCGCAGCCTTCGCCGCCTTCCTCGCGGACGTGAAGGCCGGGCGCTACGACATCTGA
- a CDS encoding helix-turn-helix domain-containing protein, whose product MSDAYGATIAKRRLSRRLTELRLASGFTANQVCDRLNWGRGKVGRYEANAWVRPEMSDIRDLLRLYGADEETSSEIEELAQRARVRAWWRDYSDVFDNEYPGYENDAVRIRAYAPLMIPGLLQTPAYMEAHMRLTTRPSTWRNRVVGARLRRQEILTRKPSTAPEYVAILTEAALQYRWGTAAERRDQLEHLVEMSRLPNVEIRLLRFVDGPHPGMCGPINIFDFPDGEPPMAYIETDFALQEVAKEDEVKALVEIFERARAVALEPPATTAYLKQEAEKLE is encoded by the coding sequence GTGAGCGACGCCTACGGTGCCACCATCGCCAAGCGGCGACTGTCCCGCCGGCTCACCGAGCTTCGGCTCGCCAGCGGCTTTACGGCGAACCAGGTCTGTGACCGGTTGAACTGGGGCCGCGGCAAGGTCGGGCGGTACGAGGCCAACGCGTGGGTCCGGCCGGAGATGAGTGACATCCGGGACCTGCTCCGACTCTACGGTGCCGATGAGGAGACGAGCAGCGAGATCGAGGAGCTCGCGCAGCGGGCCCGCGTCCGGGCTTGGTGGCGCGACTACAGCGACGTCTTCGACAACGAGTACCCCGGCTACGAGAACGACGCCGTCCGCATCCGTGCCTACGCGCCCCTCATGATCCCCGGGCTGTTGCAGACGCCGGCGTACATGGAGGCCCACATGCGCCTCACCACCAGGCCCTCGACCTGGCGCAACCGCGTGGTCGGCGCCCGTCTGCGTCGCCAGGAGATCCTCACCCGGAAGCCGAGCACCGCACCGGAGTACGTCGCCATCCTCACCGAGGCAGCCCTGCAGTACCGCTGGGGAACCGCAGCCGAGCGGCGCGACCAGCTGGAGCACCTGGTGGAGATGAGCCGGCTGCCGAACGTCGAGATTCGCCTGCTCCGGTTCGTCGATGGCCCGCATCCTGGGATGTGCGGTCCCATCAACATCTTCGACTTCCCCGACGGAGAGCCGCCCATGGCCTACATCGAGACGGACTTCGCCCTCCAGGAGGTGGCGAAGGAGGACGAGGTCAAGGCCTTGGTCGAGATCTTCGAACGGGCCCGCGCCGTGGCCCTGGAACCGCCAGCGACCACGGCGTACCTCAAACAGGAAGCAGAAAAACTGGAGTAG
- a CDS encoding DUF397 domain-containing protein yields the protein MSRTKPTVDDLGVDLDTLQWKSSSDEPGAIEVAFTGEWVLMRVKGDAERRVLVYDHHEWDCFLDGAKKGEFDDAANLAS from the coding sequence GTGAGCAGAACCAAGCCGACCGTCGACGACCTCGGCGTCGACCTCGACACGCTGCAGTGGAAATCGTCGAGTGACGAACCAGGCGCCATCGAGGTCGCCTTCACCGGTGAGTGGGTGCTGATGCGGGTGAAGGGTGACGCGGAGCGCCGCGTCCTGGTGTACGACCACCACGAGTGGGACTGCTTCCTCGACGGCGCCAAGAAGGGCGAGTTCGACGACGCCGCGAACCTGGCGAGCTGA
- a CDS encoding LLM class F420-dependent oxidoreductase, with the protein MHIGVVFPQTEIGADRGAIRAYAVGVEELGYHHIMAYDHVLGADPAAHPGWSKPYKHTDTFHEPFTLFGFLAGICTLELMTGVIVLPQRQTALVAKQAAEIDILTDGRFRLGVGVGWNHVEYEALGTDFTNRGRRVEEQVDLMRQLWTTPSLTYRGEYHQVTGAGIAPLPVQRPIPIWFGANSAPRALRRAGRLADGWLPQFQPGPELDAAIAHVHEGARSVGRDPASLGMEGRITVRRDTLDEVKELVDRWRDVGATHLAISTMDAGLRNVDEHLELLANTMTALR; encoded by the coding sequence ATGCACATCGGAGTCGTGTTCCCACAGACCGAGATCGGCGCGGACCGCGGAGCCATCCGCGCGTATGCGGTGGGGGTCGAAGAGCTCGGCTACCACCACATCATGGCGTACGACCACGTGCTCGGAGCCGATCCGGCGGCCCACCCGGGTTGGTCCAAGCCGTACAAGCACACTGACACCTTCCACGAGCCGTTCACGCTGTTCGGCTTCCTGGCAGGCATCTGCACGCTCGAGCTGATGACGGGCGTCATCGTGCTGCCCCAACGTCAGACCGCGCTCGTGGCCAAGCAGGCCGCCGAGATCGACATCCTCACCGACGGCCGGTTCCGGCTCGGTGTGGGAGTCGGCTGGAACCACGTGGAGTACGAAGCCCTCGGCACTGACTTCACGAACCGCGGGCGCCGCGTCGAGGAGCAGGTCGACCTGATGCGCCAGCTGTGGACCACGCCGTCCCTCACCTACCGCGGGGAGTACCACCAGGTCACCGGCGCTGGGATCGCGCCGCTACCCGTGCAGCGCCCGATTCCGATCTGGTTCGGCGCCAACAGCGCGCCACGTGCCCTTCGTCGTGCCGGCCGACTGGCCGACGGCTGGCTGCCGCAGTTCCAGCCCGGGCCGGAGCTCGACGCGGCGATCGCGCACGTTCACGAGGGAGCTCGCTCGGTCGGGCGTGATCCGGCGTCCCTGGGCATGGAGGGCCGGATCACGGTGCGACGTGACACTCTCGACGAGGTGAAGGAACTAGTTGACAGGTGGCGGGACGTGGGAGCCACCCATCTCGCCATCTCGACGATGGACGCCGGGCTCCGGAACGTCGACGAGCACCTCGAGCTTCTCGCGAACACCATGACGGCGCTCCGCTGA
- a CDS encoding glycerophosphodiester phosphodiesterase family protein, which translates to MGKVPLVGEVRSMDSAAMVEASEMSAASTDGASARRDRALVIAHRGASGLAPENTLVAIEEAARQGADFVEVDVVLTSDGVPVLFHDRTLRRTTNVAELYPERADAPVSAFTLAELRKLDAGSWFDDAYAGVQIATLDEALEVLREHGLGLWAELKSPVPNPDLVRATVDVLRRTPGDWLDDRTRLTVTSFNLDVLARFVEEVGPDVTVGAIAERVPDDATLRELARWVDFFVPNQRKLRAGDIVRMRAAGLRTAFWTPNDPVSAVALLVQGADGLIQNYPAVMTALVAGRPPFPEPTVVIERVAVSGTDTPGGPDGRDGDQATAHAPEPATAAHVVLRNVADRPVDVTGWFLRDDPGYRVHIGADQPIPAGGTLSVYVGPDASVAGSGGAGVFNRARSSVALHRADGSLADVVSGEPRP; encoded by the coding sequence ATGGGGAAGGTTCCGCTCGTGGGAGAGGTGCGCTCGATGGACAGCGCTGCGATGGTCGAGGCGTCAGAGATGAGTGCGGCGTCAACGGACGGAGCGTCGGCGAGACGGGACAGGGCGCTCGTCATCGCTCACCGCGGGGCGTCAGGGCTGGCGCCGGAGAACACTCTCGTCGCCATTGAGGAGGCCGCTCGCCAAGGTGCCGACTTCGTCGAAGTCGACGTCGTGCTCACCAGCGACGGTGTGCCCGTGCTCTTCCACGACCGGACGCTGAGGCGCACGACGAATGTCGCGGAGCTGTATCCGGAGCGGGCGGACGCTCCGGTCTCGGCGTTCACGCTCGCCGAGCTGCGCAAGCTCGACGCCGGGTCGTGGTTCGACGACGCGTACGCCGGCGTCCAGATCGCCACGCTGGACGAGGCCTTGGAGGTGCTCCGGGAGCACGGGCTCGGGCTGTGGGCGGAGCTGAAGAGCCCGGTGCCCAACCCCGACCTGGTGCGGGCCACGGTAGACGTGCTGCGGCGGACGCCGGGCGACTGGCTCGACGACCGGACGCGGCTGACCGTGACGTCGTTCAACCTCGACGTCCTGGCCCGCTTCGTCGAGGAGGTCGGGCCGGACGTCACCGTCGGCGCGATCGCCGAGCGGGTGCCCGACGACGCAACGCTTCGCGAGCTCGCCCGATGGGTCGACTTCTTCGTCCCGAACCAGCGGAAGCTGCGCGCTGGCGACATCGTGCGGATGCGGGCGGCGGGTCTGCGCACGGCGTTCTGGACCCCGAACGACCCCGTGTCGGCGGTGGCTCTCCTCGTCCAGGGGGCCGATGGCTTGATCCAGAACTACCCGGCTGTGATGACGGCGCTCGTTGCCGGGCGGCCGCCCTTCCCCGAGCCGACCGTGGTCATCGAGCGAGTGGCCGTCTCGGGGACGGACACGCCCGGTGGTCCGGATGGACGTGACGGCGATCAAGCGACTGCCCACGCCCCGGAGCCAGCGACCGCCGCCCACGTCGTCCTGCGTAACGTCGCCGACCGGCCGGTCGACGTGACCGGGTGGTTCCTCCGCGACGATCCCGGCTATCGCGTCCACATCGGCGCCGATCAGCCGATCCCGGCCGGCGGGACACTTTCGGTGTACGTGGGTCCGGACGCGTCGGTAGCGGGCAGCGGGGGCGCCGGAGTGTTCAATCGCGCTCGCTCCAGCGTGGCGCTCCACCGGGCGGACGGCAGCCTCGCCGATGTGGTGAGCGGCGAGCCGAGGCCCTAG
- the rpmG gene encoding 50S ribosomal protein L33 — translation MASKSSDVRPKITLACTECRERNYITRKNRRNDPDRLEIRKFCPRCGTHRVHRETR, via the coding sequence GTGGCTAGCAAGAGCTCCGACGTCCGCCCGAAGATCACGCTGGCGTGCACCGAGTGCCGGGAGCGTAACTACATCACGCGCAAGAACCGCCGGAACGACCCCGACCGGCTCGAGATCCGGAAGTTCTGCCCGCGCTGCGGCACGCACCGCGTCCACCGGGAAACCCGCTAG
- a CDS encoding FAS1-like dehydratase domain-containing protein, translated as MPVDAALVGRTYSTSVPYEVGREKIREFADAVGDPNPAYRDPDAARALGHPDVVAPPTFPIVVAFSLLNQLFTDPSTGLALHRVAHADQRFAYTRPIHSGDRLVGTLTIERVRQVAGADLISTRTEITGVDGDPVCTAFASIVHREETR; from the coding sequence ATGCCTGTTGACGCCGCTCTCGTGGGTCGCACCTACTCCACGTCCGTGCCGTACGAGGTGGGTCGAGAGAAGATCCGGGAGTTCGCGGATGCCGTGGGCGACCCCAACCCCGCGTACCGCGACCCGGACGCCGCCCGGGCGCTCGGCCATCCGGACGTGGTGGCTCCGCCGACGTTCCCGATCGTCGTGGCGTTCAGCCTGCTCAACCAGCTCTTCACCGACCCGTCCACCGGGCTGGCGCTCCACCGCGTGGCGCACGCCGACCAGCGGTTCGCCTACACCCGGCCGATCCACAGCGGCGATCGGCTCGTGGGCACCTTGACGATCGAGCGGGTGCGGCAGGTCGCCGGCGCCGACCTGATCTCGACCCGGACTGAGATCACCGGGGTCGACGGAGATCCGGTCTGCACGGCGTTCGCCAGCATCGTCCACCGGGAGGAGACCAGATGA
- a CDS encoding MaoC/PaaZ C-terminal domain-containing protein, with product MSVPTAGTVELGTELPPLTARIRRSDLVRYAGASGDFNPIHWNPRVAREVGLPDVIAHGMYTMALGARMLTDWLVDPTRLVEYSVRFVRPVVVPDTDEGVEVRFGGKVVDKRDDGLYRVDVTAECGGEKVFGAARAFVRLD from the coding sequence ATGAGCGTCCCGACGGCCGGAACCGTGGAGCTGGGTACCGAGCTGCCGCCGCTCACAGCGCGGATTCGGCGGTCGGACCTGGTTCGGTACGCCGGTGCCTCCGGCGACTTCAACCCCATCCACTGGAATCCTCGGGTCGCCCGAGAGGTGGGCCTTCCCGATGTGATCGCTCACGGGATGTACACCATGGCGTTGGGGGCCAGGATGCTCACCGACTGGTTGGTCGACCCGACCCGGTTGGTGGAGTACTCCGTCCGTTTCGTGCGGCCCGTCGTGGTCCCCGACACCGACGAGGGCGTCGAGGTGAGGTTCGGCGGGAAGGTGGTCGACAAGCGGGACGACGGCCTCTACCGCGTGGACGTCACGGCGGAGTGCGGCGGCGAGAAGGTGTTCGGTGCCGCACGTGCCTTCGTCCGGCTCGACTGA
- a CDS encoding UDP-N-acetylmuramate dehydrogenase, with translation MNELFDVPLAELTTLRLGGPAKRIVEVHDTAELVEVLRACDADGEPVLLLGGGSNVVVADEGFPGTVVLVRTKGVRVESASACGGAVVRIAAGEEWDPFVARAVEEGWVGIEALSGIPGLVGAAPIQNVGAYGQEVADTLAQVRVWDRVDGVTRTFPLAECGFGYRTSRFKREPSRYAVLEVVLQLGLGDTSAPVRYAELARTLGVDLGRRAPLAEVRSAVLELRRRKGMVLDPDDHDTWSVGSFFTNPVVPASVAAALPEDAPRWPADDGLVKVSAAWLIERAGFGRGYGDGSVRLSSKHTLALTNRGGATTADLLALAREVRAGVRAAFGIDLVNEPVLVGCVLE, from the coding sequence GTGAACGAGCTCTTCGACGTTCCGCTCGCCGAGCTGACCACGCTCCGTCTCGGCGGTCCGGCCAAGCGGATCGTGGAGGTCCACGACACCGCCGAGCTGGTGGAGGTGCTGCGCGCCTGCGACGCCGATGGGGAGCCGGTGCTCCTGCTGGGGGGTGGGAGCAACGTCGTCGTGGCCGACGAGGGCTTCCCGGGCACGGTCGTCCTGGTGCGCACCAAGGGCGTGCGCGTGGAGTCGGCGAGCGCGTGCGGCGGAGCGGTGGTCCGGATCGCCGCAGGCGAGGAGTGGGACCCGTTCGTGGCCCGTGCGGTCGAGGAAGGCTGGGTGGGGATCGAGGCGCTCTCGGGCATCCCGGGCCTGGTGGGTGCCGCGCCCATCCAGAACGTTGGCGCGTACGGCCAGGAGGTCGCCGACACGCTGGCCCAGGTCCGGGTGTGGGACCGCGTGGACGGCGTGACCCGCACCTTTCCGCTGGCCGAGTGTGGCTTCGGATACCGCACGAGCAGGTTCAAGCGGGAGCCCAGCCGGTACGCCGTGCTCGAGGTCGTTCTCCAGCTCGGGCTCGGCGACACCAGCGCGCCGGTCCGCTACGCCGAGCTCGCCCGAACGCTCGGGGTCGACCTCGGCCGGCGGGCGCCCCTCGCCGAGGTCCGCTCCGCGGTTCTGGAGCTGCGGCGCCGTAAGGGGATGGTCCTCGATCCGGACGACCACGACACGTGGAGCGTGGGCTCGTTCTTCACCAACCCCGTCGTCCCCGCGAGTGTCGCCGCCGCGCTGCCCGAGGACGCGCCCCGCTGGCCAGCCGACGACGGGCTGGTGAAAGTCAGTGCCGCCTGGCTGATCGAGCGCGCCGGCTTCGGCCGAGGCTACGGCGACGGCTCGGTGCGCCTGTCGTCCAAGCACACGCTCGCTCTGACCAACCGGGGCGGTGCCACGACGGCCGACCTGTTGGCGCTGGCACGGGAGGTCCGAGCTGGGGTGCGAGCGGCGTTCGGGATCGACCTCGTCAACGAGCCCGTCCTGGTCGGCTGTGTGTTGGAGTGA
- a CDS encoding adenosine deaminase, with amino-acid sequence MAPADAAAPQEGRRSLRTLPKAHLHLHFTGSMRHETLVELADRHGVRLPDALRDSWPPHLTATDEKGWFRFQRLYDIARSVLRDEQDVRRLIRETAEDEAAEGSRWLEIQVDPSGYAGRFGGITPFTELVLDAVQEAARRTGVGIAVVIAANRTRHPLDARTLARLAAQYAGRGVVGFGLSNDERRGRAEEFARAFAIATRAGLASVPHGGELCGPDSVRGCLDALGATRIGHGVRAVEDPALLDRIAARGVPLEVCPASNVALGVYPDASAVPLRALFAAGVQIALGADDPLLFGVRLTGQYQIARELGFSDFELAELARMSVRASCAPSDVQAKILADIDAWLAGADTERPTAGSLAS; translated from the coding sequence GTGGCCCCGGCGGACGCCGCTGCACCCCAGGAGGGACGACGCTCGCTCCGGACGCTGCCGAAAGCCCACCTCCACCTGCACTTCACCGGGTCGATGCGCCACGAGACCCTGGTGGAGCTCGCGGACCGGCACGGCGTCCGACTCCCGGACGCGCTGCGGGACTCCTGGCCGCCGCACTTGACGGCCACCGACGAGAAGGGGTGGTTCCGCTTCCAGCGGCTGTACGACATCGCTCGCTCGGTACTGCGGGACGAGCAGGACGTCCGCCGGCTCATCCGGGAGACGGCGGAGGACGAGGCGGCCGAAGGGTCACGCTGGCTGGAGATCCAGGTCGACCCCTCCGGCTACGCCGGGAGGTTCGGTGGGATCACCCCGTTCACCGAGCTCGTCCTCGACGCCGTCCAGGAGGCCGCCCGGCGCACCGGCGTCGGTATCGCGGTGGTGATCGCCGCCAACCGGACCCGGCACCCGCTCGACGCCCGGACGCTCGCCCGACTCGCCGCGCAGTACGCCGGACGAGGGGTCGTCGGGTTCGGACTCTCCAACGACGAGCGTCGCGGGCGCGCCGAGGAGTTCGCCCGGGCGTTCGCCATCGCCACACGGGCGGGCTTGGCGAGCGTGCCGCACGGTGGCGAGCTGTGTGGACCCGACAGCGTCCGTGGATGTCTCGACGCCCTGGGCGCGACCCGAATCGGCCACGGCGTTCGAGCCGTGGAAGATCCTGCGCTCCTCGACCGGATCGCGGCTCGCGGCGTTCCCTTGGAGGTGTGCCCGGCGTCCAACGTCGCTCTCGGCGTCTACCCGGACGCCTCCGCCGTTCCACTGCGAGCGCTGTTCGCCGCGGGTGTGCAGATCGCGCTCGGTGCGGACGACCCGCTGCTGTTCGGCGTGCGCCTGACCGGCCAGTACCAAATCGCCCGTGAGCTGGGCTTCAGCGACTTCGAGCTCGCCGAGCTCGCTCGGATGTCCGTCCGCGCCTCCTGCGCGCCGAGCGACGTGCAGGCCAAAATCCTGGCGGACATCGACGCGTGGCTCGCGGGCGCCGACACCGAGCGGCCGACCGCCGGCTCCCTCGCGAGCTGA
- a CDS encoding pyridoxal phosphate-dependent aminotransferase: MTSSENGPHTPGTSTPAVASTSGRRISARIAGIAESATLAVDSKAKALKAAGRPVIGFGAGEPDFPTPDYIVQAALDAARDTRNHRYTPAAGLPELRSAIAAKTARDSGYQVEASQVLVTNGGKQAVFEAFAVLLDPGDEVLLPAPYWTTYPEAITLAGGVPVPVVTDESQGYLATIEQLDAARTPRTKVLLMCSPSNPTGAVYSPEQIREIGRWAYENGLWVVTDEIYEHLTYDGVRSASIPVEVPELADRCLVLNGVAKTYAMTGWRVGWLIGPPDVVKAATNFHSHLTGNVCNIAQRAALAAVSGDLSAVEQMRQAFDRRRRTIVELLSEVPGFTCPTPKGAFYAFPSVKGALGRVIRGRRPTTSAELAELILDEVEVAAVPGEAFGTPGYLRFSYALSDEDLVEGVTRVQKLLAEASS; encoded by the coding sequence ATGACCAGCTCCGAGAACGGCCCGCACACACCGGGCACCAGCACACCCGCGGTCGCCTCCACCTCTGGGCGTCGGATCTCCGCCCGCATCGCCGGTATCGCGGAGTCCGCGACGCTCGCGGTCGACAGCAAGGCGAAGGCGCTCAAGGCCGCGGGGCGGCCGGTCATCGGCTTCGGCGCGGGCGAGCCGGACTTCCCCACGCCCGACTACATCGTCCAGGCCGCGTTGGATGCCGCTCGCGACACCCGCAACCACCGCTACACGCCGGCGGCGGGCCTCCCGGAGCTGCGGTCCGCGATCGCCGCGAAGACGGCGCGCGACTCCGGCTACCAGGTCGAGGCCAGCCAGGTGCTCGTCACGAACGGCGGGAAGCAGGCGGTCTTCGAGGCGTTCGCCGTGCTCCTGGACCCCGGCGACGAGGTGCTGTTGCCCGCGCCGTACTGGACGACCTACCCGGAGGCGATCACCCTCGCCGGCGGCGTGCCGGTGCCGGTCGTGACCGACGAGTCGCAGGGCTACCTCGCGACGATCGAGCAGCTCGACGCGGCCCGGACCCCGCGCACGAAGGTGCTGCTCATGTGCTCGCCGTCCAACCCGACCGGCGCGGTCTACTCGCCCGAGCAGATCCGCGAGATCGGCCGGTGGGCGTACGAGAACGGCCTGTGGGTGGTCACCGACGAGATCTACGAGCACCTCACGTACGACGGCGTGCGGAGCGCGTCGATCCCGGTCGAGGTGCCCGAGCTCGCCGACCGGTGCCTGGTTCTCAACGGCGTGGCCAAGACCTACGCCATGACCGGCTGGCGAGTCGGCTGGCTCATCGGCCCGCCGGACGTGGTCAAGGCGGCCACGAACTTCCACTCCCACCTCACGGGCAACGTCTGCAACATCGCCCAGCGCGCCGCCCTCGCGGCGGTCTCGGGTGACCTGTCCGCGGTCGAGCAGATGCGGCAGGCGTTCGATCGCCGCAGGCGCACCATCGTCGAGCTGCTGTCGGAGGTGCCGGGCTTCACGTGCCCGACGCCGAAGGGCGCGTTCTACGCCTTCCCCTCCGTCAAGGGCGCGCTCGGCCGGGTGATCCGTGGCCGGCGCCCGACGACGTCGGCGGAGCTCGCCGAGCTCATCCTCGACGAGGTCGAGGTGGCGGCGGTTCCGGGCGAGGCGTTCGGGACCCCCGGGTACCTGCGCTTCTCCTACGCGCTGAGCGACGAGGACCTCGTGGAGGGTGTGACCCGCGTCCAGAAGCTGCTGGCCGAGGCGTCCTCCTGA
- the secE gene encoding preprotein translocase subunit SecE encodes MTETRGSTATPERARPTKKKRGGGPFASLSTFYRQVVAELRKVIWPTREQLVTYWVVVLVFVLAVIAYVSLLDLGIGWLMFEIFG; translated from the coding sequence GTGACGGAGACGCGCGGGTCGACCGCGACCCCGGAGCGTGCTCGCCCGACGAAGAAGAAGAGAGGTGGCGGACCGTTCGCCAGCCTCTCCACCTTCTATCGTCAGGTCGTCGCTGAGCTGCGCAAGGTCATCTGGCCGACGCGCGAGCAGCTGGTCACCTACTGGGTGGTCGTCCTCGTCTTCGTCCTGGCCGTGATCGCGTATGTGTCGCTCCTCGACCTGGGTATCGGCTGGCTTATGTTCGAGATCTTCGGCTGA
- the nusG gene encoding transcription termination/antitermination protein NusG, whose product MSDLDDETRDPKGPESEQAAAESAGGPADEASADAVQVEEAAQEAAASDQAASDSTSDDPESSPDDSEGEEEKEDDALAEFRAALRSKPGEWYVIHTYSGMENRVKSNLENRIQSLNMEDYIYEVVVPQEEVAEIKNGQRRMVRRTTLPGYVLVRMELTDESWAAVRHTPSVTGFVGHAHQPVPLSLEEVEQMLAPTIVQAKEPEKKKAPEVVDFQVGDSVMVVDGPFATLHATITEINPDARRVRALVEIFGRETPVELSFNQIQKV is encoded by the coding sequence GTGTCCGACCTCGACGACGAGACCCGCGACCCGAAGGGTCCGGAGTCGGAGCAGGCGGCCGCCGAGTCCGCTGGCGGGCCTGCCGACGAGGCCTCCGCTGACGCTGTCCAGGTCGAGGAGGCCGCGCAGGAAGCCGCCGCCTCAGACCAGGCCGCCTCCGACAGCACGTCCGACGACCCGGAGTCCAGCCCGGACGACTCCGAGGGCGAGGAGGAGAAGGAGGACGACGCGCTGGCGGAGTTCCGCGCGGCGCTGCGGTCCAAACCGGGCGAGTGGTACGTCATCCACACGTACTCCGGGATGGAGAACCGGGTCAAGAGCAACCTCGAGAACCGCATCCAGTCCCTCAACATGGAGGACTACATCTACGAGGTGGTGGTTCCGCAGGAGGAGGTTGCCGAGATCAAGAACGGTCAGCGCCGCATGGTCCGGCGCACGACCCTGCCCGGTTACGTCCTCGTCCGGATGGAGCTGACCGACGAGTCGTGGGCAGCCGTGCGCCACACCCCGTCGGTGACCGGCTTCGTCGGCCATGCCCACCAGCCGGTGCCGCTCAGCCTCGAAGAGGTCGAGCAGATGCTGGCGCCCACGATCGTCCAGGCCAAGGAGCCTGAGAAGAAGAAGGCGCCGGAGGTCGTGGACTTCCAGGTGGGTGACTCCGTGATGGTGGTCGACGGGCCTTTCGCGACGCTGCACGCCACGATCACCGAGATCAACCCCGACGCGCGCCGGGTCAGGGCCCTGGTGGAGATCTTCGGCCGGGAGACCCCGGTGGAGCTGTCGTTCAACCAGATCCAGAAGGTCTGA
- the rplK gene encoding 50S ribosomal protein L11 — translation MPPKKKIASVVKLQLQAGQATPAPPVGTVLGPTGINIMEFTKAYNAATEQMRGNVVPVEITIYEDRSFTFVTKTPPAVELIKKAVGLDKGSSRPHSEKVGTITRDQIREIAQTKLPDLNANDIDAAMKIVEGTARSMGVTVSD, via the coding sequence ATGCCTCCAAAGAAGAAGATCGCCTCCGTGGTCAAGCTCCAGCTGCAGGCCGGTCAGGCCACGCCGGCTCCCCCGGTCGGTACCGTCCTCGGCCCGACCGGGATCAACATCATGGAGTTCACGAAGGCGTACAACGCCGCGACCGAGCAGATGCGCGGCAATGTCGTGCCGGTCGAGATCACCATCTACGAGGACCGGTCGTTCACCTTCGTCACGAAGACCCCGCCGGCGGTCGAGCTGATCAAGAAGGCCGTCGGTCTCGACAAGGGCTCGTCGAGGCCCCACAGCGAGAAGGTCGGCACGATCACCCGGGACCAGATCCGTGAGATCGCGCAAACCAAGCTGCCGGACCTCAACGCCAACGACATCGACGCGGCGATGAAGATCGTCGAGGGCACCGCGCGCTCGATGGGCGTGACGGTCAGCGACTGA
- the rplA gene encoding 50S ribosomal protein L1, translating to MKRSKTYRAVAEKIDRTRLYDPLDAIKLAKEGAAKRKFDETVGVSMRLGVDPRKADQMVRGTVNLPHGTGKTARVLVFAAGQKAEEARAAGADYVGSDDLIERIQGGWLDFDAVVATPDQMGKVGRLGRVLGPRGLMPNPRTGTVTMDVAKAVSDIKGGKIEFRVDRHANLHFIIGKASFSEQQLLENYSAALDEVIRLKPSAAKGRYIRKVVLSTTMGPGIPVDPSKTGAEAVPA from the coding sequence ATGAAGCGCAGCAAGACCTACCGAGCCGTCGCCGAGAAGATCGACCGCACCAGGCTCTACGACCCGCTCGACGCGATCAAGCTCGCCAAGGAGGGTGCCGCGAAGCGGAAGTTCGACGAGACGGTCGGCGTCTCGATGCGGCTCGGCGTCGACCCCCGCAAGGCCGACCAGATGGTGCGCGGCACCGTCAACCTTCCGCACGGCACCGGTAAGACCGCTCGGGTCCTGGTCTTCGCCGCTGGCCAGAAGGCGGAGGAGGCGCGCGCGGCGGGGGCCGACTACGTCGGCTCCGACGACCTCATCGAGCGCATCCAGGGCGGCTGGCTCGACTTCGACGCCGTCGTCGCCACCCCCGACCAGATGGGCAAGGTCGGGCGGCTCGGCCGTGTGCTCGGTCCACGCGGTCTCATGCCGAACCCCCGGACCGGCACCGTCACCATGGACGTCGCCAAGGCGGTCTCCGACATCAAGGGCGGAAAGATCGAGTTCCGCGTCGACCGCCACGCCAACCTCCACTTCATCATCGGCAAGGCGTCCTTCTCTGAGCAGCAGCTGCTCGAGAACTACAGCGCGGCGCTCGACGAGGTGATCCGGCTCAAGCCGTCGGCCGCCAAGGGCCGGTACATCCGCAAGGTCGTGCTGTCGACGACCATGGGTCCAGGGATTCCCGTGGATCCGTCGAAGACGGGCGCCGAGGCCGTCCCGGCCTGA